The following are encoded in a window of Chitinophagaceae bacterium genomic DNA:
- a CDS encoding AhpC/TSA family protein, with protein sequence MRRIFLLFLLIPVLSVAQVKPKPKPKPAAKTITQAKPVDGFVVSGDVQGFPEGTKVELLNGRTGETELTSTVKANKFLFRGKMEKPDFKIVLFNRQAPYITLFLDNSQVQISGRKETIDKAKVTGSRSHTDFEQFNTTLEPYQALFAENALYDSAASIAAMKLIEEFVASHTASYITPLAVMRYNQVADDIVKMEGLYNQLAPEIKSSPMGLYIAQLVADGKKNGVGTLLPDFTQADTAGVPVSLSSLRGKYVLIDFWASWCGPCRMENPNLVAAFNKFKDKNFTVLGVSLDKAKESWLDAIKMDGLYWTQVSDLQGWSNAVAQQFQIYSIPQNFLLNPEGKVVGKNLRGAALERKLERMLK encoded by the coding sequence ATGAGAAGAATTTTCCTTTTGTTCTTGCTGATCCCCGTTCTTTCTGTTGCGCAGGTAAAACCAAAGCCGAAACCAAAGCCGGCGGCTAAAACAATTACCCAGGCCAAACCGGTAGACGGATTTGTTGTCAGCGGCGATGTACAGGGCTTTCCGGAAGGAACCAAGGTGGAGCTTTTGAATGGCCGGACGGGTGAGACCGAGCTTACCAGCACCGTAAAGGCGAATAAGTTTCTGTTCAGGGGAAAAATGGAAAAGCCGGATTTCAAGATCGTACTCTTCAACAGGCAGGCGCCCTATATAACCCTGTTCCTCGACAACAGCCAGGTTCAGATCAGCGGAAGAAAGGAAACAATTGATAAAGCAAAAGTGACCGGATCAAGATCGCATACAGACTTTGAGCAGTTCAATACCACCCTGGAACCATACCAGGCATTGTTTGCAGAAAATGCTCTTTATGATTCTGCTGCCAGTATTGCTGCCATGAAACTGATCGAAGAATTTGTGGCATCGCATACCGCATCTTACATAACACCACTGGCTGTAATGCGCTATAACCAGGTAGCAGATGATATTGTTAAGATGGAAGGTTTGTACAACCAGCTTGCTCCTGAGATAAAGTCATCTCCCATGGGTTTGTACATTGCCCAGTTGGTGGCCGATGGCAAAAAGAACGGGGTAGGAACGTTGTTGCCTGATTTCACTCAGGCAGATACGGCTGGTGTGCCGGTGAGCCTGTCCTCCCTGCGTGGCAAATATGTGCTGATCGACTTCTGGGCAAGCTGGTGCGGCCCCTGCCGCATGGAAAACCCGAACCTGGTTGCAGCATTCAATAAATTCAAGGACAAAAACTTCACCGTGCTGGGCGTTTCGCTCGACAAAGCAAAGGAATCATGGCTCGACGCTATAAAAATGGATGGCCTTTACTGGACCCAGGTAAGCGACCTGCAGGGCTGGAGCAATGCCGTGGCACAGCAGTTCCAGATATACAGCATTCCGCAAAACTTTTTACTCAACCCCGAAGGAAAAGTAGTTGGTAAAAACCTGCGGGGAGCGGCGTTGGAGAGGAAGCTGGAAAGGATGCTGAAGTAG
- a CDS encoding tryptophan synthase subunit alpha, which yields MSRIRKLFSEKRKNILNIYCTAGYPQLDSTMEMIKALQDYNANIIELGMPYSDPLADGPVIQQSSSTAIANGMTIARLFEQLKDFRNEIHLPVILMGYMNPVLQYGFEKFCAAAAAFGIDGIILPDLPVYEFETEYGAILNKYGLDFIFLVTPETGDERIKKLDSLGSGFIYAVSSSATTGNNKPVEAQESYFTRLKALDLRNPVLVGFGIKDKAGFAAACSHANGAIIGSAYINALHNSADINLTTKEFLNDIRP from the coding sequence ATGAGCAGGATAAGAAAACTTTTTTCTGAAAAGAGGAAAAACATATTGAACATCTACTGTACTGCAGGTTATCCTCAATTGGACTCCACCATGGAAATGATAAAAGCATTACAGGATTACAACGCCAATATCATTGAACTCGGCATGCCTTACAGCGATCCCCTTGCCGACGGACCGGTAATTCAGCAAAGCAGCAGCACAGCCATTGCAAACGGGATGACCATTGCCAGGCTGTTTGAACAGCTGAAAGATTTCAGGAATGAAATTCACCTGCCTGTTATCTTAATGGGATACATGAACCCGGTTCTGCAATACGGCTTTGAGAAATTCTGTGCAGCTGCAGCTGCATTTGGTATTGATGGGATCATCCTGCCCGACCTGCCCGTGTATGAATTCGAGACGGAATACGGAGCTATCCTGAACAAATACGGGCTTGACTTTATTTTCCTTGTCACGCCCGAAACCGGGGATGAGCGAATAAAAAAACTGGACAGTCTGGGCAGTGGTTTTATTTATGCTGTTTCATCATCTGCCACTACCGGGAATAACAAGCCGGTAGAAGCGCAGGAAAGTTATTTTACCAGGTTGAAAGCGTTGGATCTCAGGAACCCGGTGCTGGTGGGATTTGGTATAAAAGACAAGGCCGGTTTTGCGGCTGCCTGCAGCCACGCCAACGGGGCCATCATCGGCTCAGCCTATATCAATGCGCTGCACAACAGTGCGGATATCAACCTGACTACTAAAGAATTCCTAAATGATATACGGCCATAA
- the trpB gene encoding tryptophan synthase subunit beta, with product MITTGTYQQPDEHGYYGNFGGAFVPEMLYPNVKELQDNYLQLMYEEGFQEEFQELLRDYVGRPTPLFFAERLSSKYRVRIFLKREDLCHTGAHKINNTIGQILLAQRLGKKRIIAETGAGQHGVATATVCALKGLECIVYMGEKDMERQAPNVTRMKMLGATVVPVTSGSRTLKDATNEAIRDWINNPVDTHYIIGSVVGPHPYPDMVARFQAVISEEIKQQLLEQSGSEDPDYVLACVGGGSNAAGAFYHFLDNKDVKLIAVEAAGCGINSGMSAATTQLGKPGILHGSKSLLMQTGDGQVVEPHSISAGLDYPGIGPLHAHLFETGRAIFMSATDNKALNAAFELSKLEGIIPALESAHALHALKMINFKKTDVVVVCLSGRGDKDLETYMRYI from the coding sequence ATGATAACAACAGGTACATATCAGCAACCAGATGAACACGGGTACTACGGAAATTTCGGAGGCGCCTTCGTACCGGAGATGCTATACCCCAATGTGAAGGAACTCCAGGACAATTACCTGCAGCTAATGTATGAAGAAGGGTTCCAGGAAGAATTCCAGGAACTGCTGAGGGATTATGTTGGCAGGCCTACACCCCTGTTTTTTGCAGAACGGTTGAGCAGTAAATACAGGGTACGGATATTTTTAAAGCGGGAAGACCTTTGCCATACCGGTGCCCATAAAATAAACAATACCATCGGGCAGATACTGCTGGCGCAACGCCTGGGTAAAAAAAGGATCATTGCTGAGACCGGTGCAGGTCAGCATGGTGTGGCAACGGCAACCGTCTGTGCATTGAAAGGACTGGAATGTATCGTGTACATGGGAGAAAAAGATATGGAGCGCCAGGCGCCCAACGTAACAAGGATGAAAATGCTGGGTGCAACCGTGGTACCTGTGACCAGCGGGAGCAGGACATTGAAGGACGCTACCAATGAAGCCATCCGCGACTGGATCAATAACCCGGTGGATACACATTATATAATCGGTTCGGTGGTGGGGCCACATCCTTATCCCGATATGGTTGCCAGGTTCCAGGCTGTGATAAGCGAAGAAATAAAGCAACAGCTATTGGAACAGTCAGGCAGTGAAGATCCGGATTATGTACTGGCATGCGTGGGGGGCGGCAGCAATGCAGCAGGAGCTTTCTACCATTTTTTAGATAATAAAGATGTAAAACTCATCGCAGTGGAAGCGGCCGGTTGTGGTATCAACAGCGGCATGAGCGCTGCCACCACCCAATTGGGTAAACCCGGTATATTGCATGGCAGTAAAAGCCTGCTGATGCAGACCGGAGATGGCCAGGTGGTGGAGCCGCACAGCATCTCTGCCGGCCTCGACTATCCCGGCATTGGTCCGCTGCATGCACATTTGTTTGAAACGGGCCGGGCAATATTCATGAGCGCCACCGATAACAAAGCATTGAATGCCGCTTTTGAACTGAGTAAACTGGAAGGGATCATCCCGGCGCTGGAATCGGCACATGCACTGCATGCTTTAAAAATGATCAACTTTAAGAAGACCGATGTGGTGGTGGTTTGTTTGAGCGGCCGGGGGGATAAGGACCTTGAAACGTACATGAGATATATCTGA
- a CDS encoding N-acetyltransferase: protein MITVRPATEDDLPPILDIYNDIIEHTTAVYYYEPHTLEMRRQWFEERKQRGFPVFVAEEDGVILGMSTIGPFRVPTAYQFSVENTVHVAANARRRGIGKLLMPPIIEAAGKLKMHTIIAGIDAGNEVSLHLHRSFGFVEVAHFKEVGFKFGRWLDLKFLQLILPLSSEGQNRKD, encoded by the coding sequence ATGATAACCGTCAGACCTGCAACGGAAGATGATCTGCCGCCGATACTGGATATCTACAATGATATTATTGAACATACTACGGCGGTATATTATTATGAACCGCACACGCTGGAGATGCGCAGGCAATGGTTTGAAGAAAGGAAACAAAGGGGTTTCCCGGTATTTGTGGCTGAAGAGGACGGGGTCATTTTAGGGATGAGTACCATCGGGCCATTCCGGGTGCCAACGGCCTACCAGTTCTCGGTAGAGAATACGGTACACGTGGCAGCAAACGCAAGGAGAAGAGGGATAGGAAAATTACTGATGCCGCCCATCATTGAAGCAGCAGGGAAACTGAAGATGCATACCATCATCGCCGGTATTGATGCCGGCAATGAAGTGAGTCTGCACCTGCACAGGAGTTTTGGTTTTGTGGAAGTGGCACATTTTAAGGAAGTGGGGTTCAAGTTTGGCAGGTGGCTTGACCTGAAATTCCTGCAGTTGATATTACCCCTGTCTTCTGAAGGGCAAAACAGAAAAGATTGA
- a CDS encoding phosphoribosylanthranilate isomerase, whose translation MNIKVCGITQLKQLQQLDGLDIDFAGLIFYKDSPRYMGDKIPGKDLKNADFDLKKVGVFVNPEMIDVLDAIDEYGLEVVQLHGDESPEMCEDLSSEVEVIKSFRISGDEDIDKLVAPYDAVCDYYLFDTGGLTESLGGTGKQFDWNILTRAKIEKPFFLSGGIGVDDVAKIKAFRHPDFYAVDINSKFEKEPGVKDMALLLQFRQGFKK comes from the coding sequence ATGAACATTAAAGTATGTGGCATTACCCAACTGAAACAACTGCAGCAGTTAGATGGCCTGGACATTGATTTTGCCGGATTGATCTTTTACAAGGATTCCCCGAGGTACATGGGCGACAAGATCCCCGGGAAGGACCTGAAGAATGCTGATTTTGACCTGAAGAAAGTGGGTGTGTTTGTTAATCCCGAAATGATCGATGTGCTGGATGCCATTGATGAGTATGGGCTGGAAGTGGTGCAGCTGCATGGAGACGAAAGCCCGGAAATGTGCGAAGACCTGAGCAGTGAAGTGGAAGTGATAAAGTCCTTCCGCATCAGCGGGGATGAGGATATTGATAAACTGGTTGCACCCTACGATGCGGTTTGTGATTATTATTTATTTGATACGGGTGGGTTGACGGAGAGTTTAGGTGGTACGGGTAAGCAGTTCGACTGGAATATCCTGACCCGGGCCAAAATAGAAAAGCCCTTCTTTTTAAGTGGCGGCATCGGGGTGGACGATGTGGCGAAAATAAAAGCATTCAGGCACCCGGATTTTTATGCAGTGGACATCAACAGCAAATTTGAGAAAGAGCCGGGTGTAAAAGACATGGCGCTGCTGTTGCAGTTCAGGCAGGGGTTCAAGAAATAA
- the trpC gene encoding indole-3-glycerol phosphate synthase TrpC has protein sequence MNTILDEIVAVKKKEVEYKKSFADLDWYRSFSTDFDRECFSLKQSLLKENSTGIIAEFKRRSPSKGWFKADDYSAPAIVMCYEEYGAAGASVLTDAEFFGGDLPDITVCRVVTELPILRKDFIIDEIQVLEAKAYGADVILLIAAILSPARVEALAIEAKKYGLEVLLELHDESELGHICNEVDMVGINNRNLKTFQVDIGHSIRLSKKLPAGKIKIAESGIDDVGTIRMLREEGFNGFLIGEKFMKAGHPGEAFRQFVQQLKQS, from the coding sequence GTGAATACTATTTTAGATGAAATAGTTGCAGTCAAGAAAAAAGAAGTTGAGTATAAAAAATCCTTTGCTGACCTGGATTGGTACAGGTCCTTTTCGACTGACTTTGACCGGGAATGTTTTTCCCTGAAACAAAGTTTATTAAAAGAGAACAGCACGGGTATCATTGCAGAATTTAAAAGAAGATCGCCTTCCAAAGGCTGGTTTAAAGCGGATGATTATTCAGCGCCGGCAATTGTAATGTGCTATGAAGAGTATGGGGCAGCCGGCGCCTCGGTTTTAACAGATGCTGAATTCTTTGGCGGTGATCTGCCGGATATCACTGTTTGCCGGGTTGTGACAGAACTCCCCATTTTGAGAAAAGACTTTATTATTGATGAAATACAGGTGCTGGAAGCCAAGGCGTATGGGGCAGATGTAATTCTTCTCATAGCAGCCATTCTGTCTCCGGCCCGGGTAGAAGCGCTGGCAATTGAAGCCAAAAAATACGGGCTGGAAGTACTGCTGGAACTGCATGACGAAAGTGAATTGGGACATATTTGTAACGAAGTGGATATGGTTGGGATAAATAACCGAAATTTAAAAACTTTCCAGGTTGACATCGGTCATTCCATAAGGCTTTCAAAGAAGTTGCCGGCCGGTAAGATCAAAATCGCCGAAAGCGGTATTGATGATGTGGGAACGATACGAATGCTGAGAGAAGAAGGATTCAATGGATTTTTAATCGGGGAAAAATTCATGAAAGCCGGTCACCCGGGAGAGGCATTCAGGCAATTTGTACAACAATTAAAACAATCATAA